Part of the Psychrilyobacter piezotolerans genome, GAAAAAGAAAGCGGGCTTAAATTTAAGGTAGTAGGGATGGATTTCAGCGGACTTCTGCCGGCGTTACAGACTAAAAAAATAGATTTAATTGTAGCTGGGATGTCGATAACCGAAGATAGAAAGAAAAATGTGAATTTTACCCACCCGTATTTTAATGTGAGTCAGGTAATCATGGTAGGGGAAGGATCAAAAGATATAGGAAAGGAATCTGATATAGCAGGTGGAAAAATAGGTGTGGTATTGGGTACAACCAGTGATAACATAGCCGAGGATTTATCTAAAAAATTAGATGGGGTAGAGGTAGAAAAATACAATAAATTACATGAAGCAGTACTATCTTTACAGGCGGAAAAAATAGATATGATAATCTTGGACTATCAACAGGCAATTAAAACAGTGGAAAAAAATGAGGGGTTAAAATTAGCTGCTTATACTCTGCAGTCGGAAGAATATGCCATAGCCATAGGAAAGGATGATGTGGAATTATTGGAGAAGATAAATAAGGCCTTGGATAAGATTTTAGGAAGCGAAAAATACGATGAATTAATAAAAACATATATAGAAAAAAAATAAAAAAATAAATAAAAATAAATAGGGGGAAAAAATGGATAAAGTAGTATTAGCGTATTCAGGGGGATTAGATACATCGATAATAGTGCCATGGTTAAAAGAAAATTATGATTTAGAGGTTATAGCTGTCTGTGTAAATGTAGGGCAGGAAGACGAGATGGAAGATGTGAGAAAAAAAGCCATTGAATCGGGAGCATCTAAAATTTATATAGAAAATGTAGCTGAGGAGTTTGTAAAAGATTATGCCTTCAAGGGGCTGAAAGCCGGAGCTGTCTATGAGGAAAATTATCTATTGGGAACAGCATTTGCAAGACCGCTTATAGCTAAAAAACTAGTAGAAGTTGCACACAAAGAAGGGGCTAAGTATATTTGCCATGGATGTACTGGAAAGGGGAATGATCAGGTTAGATTTGAAGTGGGAATAGCTTCGATAGACCCCGCTATAAAGATAATTGCTCCCTGGAGAGAATGGGATATTAAATCCAGAGAAGACGCCATAGACTATGCTGAATCTAAAGGGATTGAGCTTTCTGTGACGAAAGAAAAAATCTATTCCAGAGACCAGAATCTTTGGCATATAAGTCACGAGGGGGGAGATATAGAGTTCTTGGAAAACGAGCATAAGGATGACCTGTATATGATGGTAAAATCCCTGGAGGATGCCAAGGATGAGGCTGAATATGTGGAGATAGGTTTTGAATCGGGAACACCAATAAGTGTCAATGGGGAAAAATTATCCGCAGCGAACCTTTTGATAAAACTGAATGAAATAGCTGGTGAACACGGGGTAGGAATAGTGGATATTGTAGAAAACAGACTTGTGGGGATGAAATCCAGAGGGATCTATGAAACTCCCGGAGGAACGGTTTTGTATGCAGCTATAAAAGAATTGGAAAGTATCTGTCTGGACAAAGAGACTCAGGCTTTCAAGAAAAATATGGGGCAGAAATACGGGGAATTAGTCTATAATGGTTTATGGTTTACACCTTTAAAGGATGGGATGGATGCATTTATAGATAGCGTATC contains:
- a CDS encoding transporter substrate-binding domain-containing protein — its product is MKKMMKLMMVLVSMLMVACGSPKEEEKTYVVGTAPNFVPFEYMEGDEIVGFDMDLLKEIEKESGLKFKVVGMDFSGLLPALQTKKIDLIVAGMSITEDRKKNVNFTHPYFNVSQVIMVGEGSKDIGKESDIAGGKIGVVLGTTSDNIAEDLSKKLDGVEVEKYNKLHEAVLSLQAEKIDMIILDYQQAIKTVEKNEGLKLAAYTLQSEEYAIAIGKDDVELLEKINKALDKILGSEKYDELIKTYIEKK
- a CDS encoding argininosuccinate synthase, producing MDKVVLAYSGGLDTSIIVPWLKENYDLEVIAVCVNVGQEDEMEDVRKKAIESGASKIYIENVAEEFVKDYAFKGLKAGAVYEENYLLGTAFARPLIAKKLVEVAHKEGAKYICHGCTGKGNDQVRFEVGIASIDPAIKIIAPWREWDIKSREDAIDYAESKGIELSVTKEKIYSRDQNLWHISHEGGDIEFLENEHKDDLYMMVKSLEDAKDEAEYVEIGFESGTPISVNGEKLSAANLLIKLNEIAGEHGVGIVDIVENRLVGMKSRGIYETPGGTVLYAAIKELESICLDKETQAFKKNMGQKYGELVYNGLWFTPLKDGMDAFIDSVSAVVTGTIKLKLYKGNIKVAGRISPNALYDEGISSFGASDLYDHHDAEGFIKLFSLPSKIRAMKG